In Panthera tigris isolate Pti1 chromosome D2, P.tigris_Pti1_mat1.1, whole genome shotgun sequence, one DNA window encodes the following:
- the CEP55 gene encoding centrosomal protein of 55 kDa isoform X3, translated as MSSRSPKSLIKGKWGSKPSNSKSETALEKFRGEIAALKTSVDEITSGKGKLTDKDKHRLLEKIRVLEAERQKNAYHLTEKDKEIQRLREQLKAKYSSTALLEQLEEKTKEGERREQLLKSLSEETDVLKKQLSATTARLAELESKASTLHLSQTVATSCFNSSMSNIHEMEIQLKDALEKNQQWLVYDQQREVYVKGLLAKIFELEQKSETAAHSLPQQTKKAESEGYLQEEKQKYYNHLLANAKKDLEVERQTITQLSFELSEFRRKYEETQKEVQDLNQLLCSQRKADVQHLEDDRHKTEKIQRLKEENDIAREKLEEEKKRSEELLSQVQFLYTSLLKHQEEQTRVALLEQQMHACTLDFENEKLDRQNMQHQLHIILKELRKARNQITQLESLKQLREFAFTEPLVTFQGESENR; from the exons ATGTCTTCCAGAAGTCCCAAAAGTTTAATTAAAGGTAAATGGGGATCGAAGCCTAGTAACTCCAAATCAGAAACTGCATTAGAAAAATTTAGGGGAGAAATTGCAGCCTTAAAAACATCAGTGGATGAAATCACAAGTGGAAAAGGAAAGCTGACCGATAAAGACAAACACAGACTTTTGGAG AAAATTCGAGTCCTGGAAGCTGAGAGGCAGAAGAATGCTTATCAtctcacagagaaagacaaagaaatacagCGCCTCAGAGAGCAGCTGAAAGCCAAATACAGTAGTACTGCATTGCTTGAGCagctggaagagaaaacaaaggaaggcGAAAGGAGGGAGCAGCTGTTGAAATCCTTGTCTGAAGAGACAGATGTATTGAAAAAACAGTTGTCTGCTACAACTGCAAGGCTTGCTGAACTTGAGAGCAAAGCCAGTACACTTCATTTATCACAG ACTGTGGCCACAAGCTGCTTCAACTCATCAATGAGTAATATTCATGAAATGGAAATACAGCTGAAAGAT gCTCTGGAGAAAAATCAGCAGTGGCTTGTGTATGATCAGCAGCGGGAGGTCTACGTAAAAGGACTTTTAGCCAAGATCTTCGAGTTGGAACAGAAATCAGAAACAGCTGCTCATTCACTCCCACAGCAGACAAAAAAGGCTGAATCAGAAG GTTATcttcaagaagaaaagcaaaaatattacaaCCATCTCTTGGCAAATGCAAAAAAAGATCTTGAGGTTGAACGACAGACCATCACTCAGTTGAGCTTTGAACTTAGTGAATTTcgaagaaaatatgaagaaacccAGAAAGAAGTCCAAGATTTAAATCAACTGCTGTGTTCACAAAGAAAGGCAGATGTACAACATCTGGAAGACGATAGGCATaagacagagaaaatacaaaggcTCAAGGAAGAGAATGATATTGCGAGGGAAAAGcttgaagaagagaagaagagatcTGAGGAGCTCTTATCTCAG GTCCAGTTTCTTTACACATCTCTGTTAAAGCATCAAGAAGAACAAACAAGGGTAGCTCTGTTGGAACAACAG ATGCACGCATGTACTTTAGACTTCGAAAACGAAAAACTTGACCGTCAAAATATGCAGCACCAACTGCACATAATTCTTAAAGAACTGCGAAAAGCAAGAAATCAAATAACACAGTTGGAATCCTTG aagcagCTTCGTGAATTTGCCTTCACAGAGCCATTAGTCACTTTCCAAGGAGAGTCCGAAAACAGG TGA
- the CEP55 gene encoding centrosomal protein of 55 kDa isoform X2, producing the protein MSVSEMSSRSPKSLIKGKWGSKPSNSKSETALEKFRGEIAALKTSVDEITSGKGKLTDKDKHRLLEKIRVLEAERQKNAYHLTEKDKEIQRLREQLKAKYSSTALLEQLEEKTKEGERREQLLKSLSEETDVLKKQLSATTARLAELESKASTLHLSQTVATSCFNSSMSNIHEMEIQLKDALEKNQQWLVYDQQREVYVKGLLAKIFELEQKSETAAHSLPQQTKKAESEGYLQEEKQKYYNHLLANAKKDLEVERQTITQLSFELSEFRRKYEETQKEVQDLNQLLCSQRKADVQHLEDDRHKTEKIQRLKEENDIAREKLEEEKKRSEELLSQVQFLYTSLLKHQEEQTRVALLEQQMHACTLDFENEKLDRQNMQHQLHIILKELRKARNQITQLESLKQLREFAFTEPLVTFQGESENRVKVASPKSPTAALNESLVECPKCNIQYPATEHRDLLVHVEYCSK; encoded by the exons ATGTCAG tttcagaGATGTCTTCCAGAAGTCCCAAAAGTTTAATTAAAGGTAAATGGGGATCGAAGCCTAGTAACTCCAAATCAGAAACTGCATTAGAAAAATTTAGGGGAGAAATTGCAGCCTTAAAAACATCAGTGGATGAAATCACAAGTGGAAAAGGAAAGCTGACCGATAAAGACAAACACAGACTTTTGGAG AAAATTCGAGTCCTGGAAGCTGAGAGGCAGAAGAATGCTTATCAtctcacagagaaagacaaagaaatacagCGCCTCAGAGAGCAGCTGAAAGCCAAATACAGTAGTACTGCATTGCTTGAGCagctggaagagaaaacaaaggaaggcGAAAGGAGGGAGCAGCTGTTGAAATCCTTGTCTGAAGAGACAGATGTATTGAAAAAACAGTTGTCTGCTACAACTGCAAGGCTTGCTGAACTTGAGAGCAAAGCCAGTACACTTCATTTATCACAG ACTGTGGCCACAAGCTGCTTCAACTCATCAATGAGTAATATTCATGAAATGGAAATACAGCTGAAAGAT gCTCTGGAGAAAAATCAGCAGTGGCTTGTGTATGATCAGCAGCGGGAGGTCTACGTAAAAGGACTTTTAGCCAAGATCTTCGAGTTGGAACAGAAATCAGAAACAGCTGCTCATTCACTCCCACAGCAGACAAAAAAGGCTGAATCAGAAG GTTATcttcaagaagaaaagcaaaaatattacaaCCATCTCTTGGCAAATGCAAAAAAAGATCTTGAGGTTGAACGACAGACCATCACTCAGTTGAGCTTTGAACTTAGTGAATTTcgaagaaaatatgaagaaacccAGAAAGAAGTCCAAGATTTAAATCAACTGCTGTGTTCACAAAGAAAGGCAGATGTACAACATCTGGAAGACGATAGGCATaagacagagaaaatacaaaggcTCAAGGAAGAGAATGATATTGCGAGGGAAAAGcttgaagaagagaagaagagatcTGAGGAGCTCTTATCTCAG GTCCAGTTTCTTTACACATCTCTGTTAAAGCATCAAGAAGAACAAACAAGGGTAGCTCTGTTGGAACAACAG ATGCACGCATGTACTTTAGACTTCGAAAACGAAAAACTTGACCGTCAAAATATGCAGCACCAACTGCACATAATTCTTAAAGAACTGCGAAAAGCAAGAAATCAAATAACACAGTTGGAATCCTTG aagcagCTTCGTGAATTTGCCTTCACAGAGCCATTAGTCACTTTCCAAGGAGAGTCCGAAAACAGGGTAAAAGTTGCCTCACCAAAAAGTCCCACTGCTGCACTAAATGAAAGCCTGGTGGAATGTCCCAAGTGCAATATACAGTATCCAGCCACCGAGCATCGAGATCTACTTGTCCACGTTGAATACTGTTCAAAATAG
- the CEP55 gene encoding centrosomal protein of 55 kDa isoform X1, with amino-acid sequence MSSRSPKSLIKGKWGSKPSNSKSETALEKFRGEIAALKTSVDEITSGKGKLTDKDKHRLLEKIRVLEAERQKNAYHLTEKDKEIQRLREQLKAKYSSTALLEQLEEKTKEGERREQLLKSLSEETDVLKKQLSATTARLAELESKASTLHLSQTVATSCFNSSMSNIHEMEIQLKDALEKNQQWLVYDQQREVYVKGLLAKIFELEQKSETAAHSLPQQTKKAESEGYLQEEKQKYYNHLLANAKKDLEVERQTITQLSFELSEFRRKYEETQKEVQDLNQLLCSQRKADVQHLEDDRHKTEKIQRLKEENDIAREKLEEEKKRSEELLSQVQFLYTSLLKHQEEQTRVALLEQQMHACTLDFENEKLDRQNMQHQLHIILKELRKARNQITQLESLKQLREFAFTEPLVTFQGESENRVKVASPKSPTAALNESLVECPKCNIQYPATEHRDLLVHVEYCSK; translated from the exons ATGTCTTCCAGAAGTCCCAAAAGTTTAATTAAAGGTAAATGGGGATCGAAGCCTAGTAACTCCAAATCAGAAACTGCATTAGAAAAATTTAGGGGAGAAATTGCAGCCTTAAAAACATCAGTGGATGAAATCACAAGTGGAAAAGGAAAGCTGACCGATAAAGACAAACACAGACTTTTGGAG AAAATTCGAGTCCTGGAAGCTGAGAGGCAGAAGAATGCTTATCAtctcacagagaaagacaaagaaatacagCGCCTCAGAGAGCAGCTGAAAGCCAAATACAGTAGTACTGCATTGCTTGAGCagctggaagagaaaacaaaggaaggcGAAAGGAGGGAGCAGCTGTTGAAATCCTTGTCTGAAGAGACAGATGTATTGAAAAAACAGTTGTCTGCTACAACTGCAAGGCTTGCTGAACTTGAGAGCAAAGCCAGTACACTTCATTTATCACAG ACTGTGGCCACAAGCTGCTTCAACTCATCAATGAGTAATATTCATGAAATGGAAATACAGCTGAAAGAT gCTCTGGAGAAAAATCAGCAGTGGCTTGTGTATGATCAGCAGCGGGAGGTCTACGTAAAAGGACTTTTAGCCAAGATCTTCGAGTTGGAACAGAAATCAGAAACAGCTGCTCATTCACTCCCACAGCAGACAAAAAAGGCTGAATCAGAAG GTTATcttcaagaagaaaagcaaaaatattacaaCCATCTCTTGGCAAATGCAAAAAAAGATCTTGAGGTTGAACGACAGACCATCACTCAGTTGAGCTTTGAACTTAGTGAATTTcgaagaaaatatgaagaaacccAGAAAGAAGTCCAAGATTTAAATCAACTGCTGTGTTCACAAAGAAAGGCAGATGTACAACATCTGGAAGACGATAGGCATaagacagagaaaatacaaaggcTCAAGGAAGAGAATGATATTGCGAGGGAAAAGcttgaagaagagaagaagagatcTGAGGAGCTCTTATCTCAG GTCCAGTTTCTTTACACATCTCTGTTAAAGCATCAAGAAGAACAAACAAGGGTAGCTCTGTTGGAACAACAG ATGCACGCATGTACTTTAGACTTCGAAAACGAAAAACTTGACCGTCAAAATATGCAGCACCAACTGCACATAATTCTTAAAGAACTGCGAAAAGCAAGAAATCAAATAACACAGTTGGAATCCTTG aagcagCTTCGTGAATTTGCCTTCACAGAGCCATTAGTCACTTTCCAAGGAGAGTCCGAAAACAGGGTAAAAGTTGCCTCACCAAAAAGTCCCACTGCTGCACTAAATGAAAGCCTGGTGGAATGTCCCAAGTGCAATATACAGTATCCAGCCACCGAGCATCGAGATCTACTTGTCCACGTTGAATACTGTTCAAAATAG